The Anas platyrhynchos isolate ZD024472 breed Pekin duck chromosome 1, IASCAAS_PekinDuck_T2T, whole genome shotgun sequence genomic sequence GACCGCCAGGCGCCTGCTCGCGCTGCGTCAGCTCGCCGAGAGCTTTATAAaaaaccccacagcccctctctGTCCGCCTGCTGCACCCATTAGGGATGCCACCCTATATCTTGGGCTCCTGGGGATGCACAGAGGGGTGATATTGGACACATGATCTTTGTGGGGAAGCCTCTTTCACACCCCTCATGAGACCATATCCAAGCAAAGGCAAACATGAGCCACCACAGGGTGACTCTGGGTGCCGGGCATGTCACCAACTACCCTGGCACGAGGTTTGCACGGCCCAAATCTCCGCATCAAAGGCATGGATGGCAAGGGAGCAGCCGTTCCCAGCCAGCAAACCCCCCGTGCCTGCAGGGCACTCACGTGGATCTGGAAGCCGTAGTTGCGCTGCACCGCGAATTCCGTCACATCCGTGCAGGAGCGGAGATCGATTTCGCCATCGAGGTCATCGGCCTGAAAGCACAGCCGCCCCCCGGGGTATAAATGCAAGCCTGGCTCCGAAAAAGCCCCAGCCACCTGCCTGCACCCTAAAGAAAGTGTGAGCCACCTCTGTAAAGCGTGAGCCACCTCTGCTCTGCGGGAGGAGGAAGATTTGGAGAGCATCAGAGCAGCCCCTCTTTTCACTCCCCACCACGACAACCCCCCCAAGGGCTTTTTAGGATGAACGATGGACCAGGATGAGGTCTCAGAGAGACACCGGCCACCCCTGGCTCCTTTCACAAGGAGGGGACGCTCTCCCTCGCGTGGGCACGAGGTGGCCAGGCCAGCGGTGGCGTCCCTCTCCCCCTCACCACGTGGACGAGACCAGGAAAGCACAGAGGGTTCGGGAACCGCTGCCAGCGCTCACCTCCTCGGCGTTGGAGTCCCTGTAATACCTCAGGCTCGAGTCGGTCAGCACGAACCAGTGCTTCTTCCACTGCCAgcgggccgggcagggggagggaggggaaaagacaGGAGGGAAACGGATAGACGGTTACCCAGGgaagcacaggaacagggagGGACGTGCTGCTCCGCGACCTCGCAGCCTCTGCCCCCTTCTCCGGTTCCCTTCCAACTCCCCCTCGCACCCCTCGGCTCCCAGCTGGGGTTTCCCACAGCGGGAGAGACCGAAacgggaggggaaggaaaaaaacactgcttgcACGGGGACCACGACCAACAGGGCTGGGGAAGAGGCGGGATGCAGGTGGGGCTTACCTCTCCTGGCTCGTCCAGGATGGACATCCATCCCTTCTTGAAATTGAGGAGATCTGgctggaggagagaggagaaagcagagggTTACTGTGTGCTGGAAGGGATGGGATCAGAGTCCCCAGAGGGGGAAGAAGGAGCGGGAAGAGCCCCGCAAGGCTTTTAGGAAACGCGTGGGGGTTTAGGACCCAGTGGCGGAGGAGGACGGGATTTAGCTCTCAGCAGCAGGCAATCATTCCTGTAAGAGGAAACAGGAgataagagtgaaaaaaaaaaataaaaaattaaaggaaaatatgcGGCAGGGAGGTTTCCACAAGGTGCCTTGGAGGTATTTACTCTGAGATAAGCCAGGGAGGCAGGGGCGAGGGGAAGGGAACGCCGGACAGGCCGGGGctggagaaggaagggaaggagcgGACACACCTCACCCCAAACCCAGGCACCCATCCGTGCCCCACAGCTACATCCTGCCCGCTTATTAAAGACACGAGCGGCTCCTCTCCTCCCGCAGAGCCTTCCCTTGCCCCACGGCTGCAGAGGATGAGGACAAGGGGAGTTTCACCCAGCTTAGTGCctgttaaaataaagttttgcccccctctgcctgctcctaACCTCACGCCAGCGGGACGGCATCCCAAGCAGTTTCTCTCCCCGCAGCAGCGCCGTGCCGGAGAGCTGACTCAGGGCAAGCGCTCTGCCCAGCTTCGCCCTCGGCCCAACAGGCTGCAGCCGCTCCTCCTCCCGACTCcagcagccccgggaggagctgCACCAGCAAATAACTCAGCCCAgagcctcttcttcttcttccaggaCAGGGAGAGGAGGCGATGAGCAGTGTGCTGGTGGCTGCGCACCGAGGGGGCCGGGCGCATCCCTTCGGCCGCTCCCCCGGACCCCGTCGTTGGTGGTTGCCGCCCTGGGAAAGCgctctgaaaattaattcctTCCCTGTATTTGTGGCTCCACCCTGCTCGCCGTTATCCCTTTCCAATCCAGTGACTTCAGCCCTGGCTCCGGACTGGGAGcggcaggagggaaggaaaggaggcgAAGCGCTCGGTGCGGCCGCCCCTCCCGGCACGCACGTGTGCGGGGCaggggaggcaggcaggagcGCTGTGGTTGCTCCTTTTTCCATTTGGGAAAGTggttttggggtcagctgtAGGGTGGGCTCCATGTCCTGGGGGCCAGGAGGCAGCTCGGCTCAGGGGTGGAAGAAAAATGGGCCAAGAGAGGGAGCAAAAGGACTCCCAAGGGGCTTCTGTGCAGGTCAGCGAGGGCTGAGATATCAATGATTTACCACGCCAGGGCATTAATTGCTGAAATAATGAGTCTGGTGTGTAACAATGggaaaacaaactgcaaaaaAGATCAGGCCAGCCCTGCCAGAGCCCCTGCCAAGGCTCGCTGCCCTATTACTGCCCCGCATGCATTACCAGGGCCAGCAAATCCCCGCCACAGGCTTCCCCCGAGCACGTGAATGTCACCGGGCAGAACGGGCCCTTTtttccctgccagcctcagctctgcagccaccCTGGCAGTGTTTTTGCCgtagcagggctggcagcacggGACAGGCCACCGGTGGCTGCAGAAAGTGTGTAAAACCATTTATATCCCCCTCTCTCCACGACCAAATCCAGCTTCGTCCGCTGGAGCAGAGAGCTCGGGAGAtgagcagagagcagagcagggctcgGACTGAATCCTACACAGCACCGAGtggctggggacacgggggacaTTCAGAGGGACTGGGTTACAGCCCGGCAGGTTGCAGAGCCAGCCGAGGAGGGGATAGCAGGGTTGTGCTAACAGCCGGCAAGCATCTGAAGAATGTAAACACCCAAgaagggaaggggctggggtgggagcgGAGGAATCGCCGCCGGGTGGTACAAGGGAGCCGGAGCCCGGGGGGAGAAAcggaggagaagagaaggcaaCGGAGCGAGGGAGATGAagctgaaggaggagaaggacagGAGGACCTCTCCTCGGCGTGGTGGAGCCCTGGAGGGCAGAAACCCCCGAGCTGACGGGGAGGGGGTGGCCGGTCAGGTGCGCTGCCTCCACCGCCAGCCCCGCGCCTCCTGCTCCTTTTGGGACCGCAGGCCCCGGAGCAACACTTCCCTGACCACGGCGGCTGGAAggagggacctctggaggtcacctctGAGTGACCAGTGTCCTCTGGAGGTGCACCCCCAGGTCACCCAGTGCTCCTTCCTCTCGCCTCCTCCTCGCcacggggctggcagcgggggctTCTCGGCCTCCCCGCCAGCGCGCTTCctccgaaaaaaaaaaagaaaaagggaactCGCTCCGCCAGGAAAGGGCCGCAGGCCAGAAGACAAAGCTAAACCGCTCCGGCTCTGCTCAACAAAACCCCTCTGGGGCCGGAGGGGTTCGCAGCCCAGCCTGCCAcccgtgggtgtcccccccgGTGtcgctccccgtccccttgcCACTGGCGTGGCGAGCGTCAGCCGCTCGCGCGCCCACCGGGGTGCCCTCCGCCTGTCCCCACGCGTGGGGGGCTGCCCCTAAAGCTGCTCCATCGCCAGCCAGGAGGGGACGGAGGGCAAGCCAAGAGGGGTGACGGGGTGAAGACGGTGGTGGCGAGGCCTGAGCCGAAGCGGGGGGACCCCCGGTGCCGGACTCACCGTCATGGCTGGGGCGCGGCGGGCGCGGGCGCTGGCAGCCAGGGTGGCGGGGTGGCTTCAGAGGCCGGGTGGTTCCCGTAGCCCCACCATGCCTGCctgagctttttttcctctttttttttttatgaaaaaaaaaaaaaaagtttttcctccCACCCGAAACTTCCTGGGAGGACCCAGCCGGGCCAATGGGAGCCGCCCCGCAGCGCGCAGCCAATGGAGCCGGCGGGGCGGGTGAGGCCAGTGGGGCCCCCACGGAAGGACAAGCTGTGGGGCTCTTGGGGTGACACCGGGACCCCCGCTTCACAGCACCCTTTGTGCCCCAAAAGGCCCCGCTGCCAGCAGGAGATAGGGGAAGGAAGGCAGCTCGGCGAGGGGGTCAGGCCCAGGCACGCCGCTCGCCCCCCCTCCAGCCTCGCCAAGCggctccgtgcctcagttttcCCATCTGGGGAATGGGCACAGGGTTGGGGTGTGACCCCCGCCGTCCCACGGGGTGTGACAGCGAGCCCCGTGCCCTGGAGGTGACAGGGAAGGTGCCCACTTGGTgtgtgctgagcccccccaaccccagtCCCAGGCTTTGCCCCCTACCTTGTTGCGTCTCTCACCGGCATTGGGGGCTTGGTGCTGGCTTCCCGAGGAGCTTTGTGCTGGGAAGGCGCCTCCAcccagctggggctgcggggagagaaGGCGAGAGGTAAAAGCAAGGGGGTTTCATCACCTCCTCGCTTCCCCAGACCCCGCTGTCGCCCTCCCAGCGCggggcaggaggaagcaccCCAGTGCCAGGAGGGCGGCGCCGCTCCTCACACCCTGGGGAAAAGGGGATGCTGGAGGGGCAGGAAGGCTGCGTGTggacgtgtgtgtgtgtgtgtgcagctcAATTCTGCCCTGGCCAGGGAGAAAAGCTGCAAATGAGGTCAGCTCCCTGCTCCGTGCAGGCAAAGATGCTCGCTGGTTTTACCCCTGGCAGCAGGGTCACCCCCCCAGCTCCGGCTCCTGGCTGTGTTTTCACTCCCCTGCCGTACTCACGTGGTAAATAGGAAGCTTCTTGCTCCCCCAGTCGCTTTCCAAAGGCTTTTCGGGGTTGTTTGAGTCCTGGGTGCGCTCAGGCACCTTCCAgtcatcttccagctgctgcactgGACTCTCGGGCCTTCTCCAGCTGTCATCCGGCCGCGGCCACACATCTAGACATCTCCCGGGGCTTCTCCAGTCCTTTTCCAGCTGGTGCATCAAATCCACGTGGCACAGGGGCTTCTCCTGGAGCTTCGAGTCCTTCTCTGGCTTCAGAGCTTGCTGGCCATCTCCACGGCCCTTCCAGTCCTGCTCCAGCGGGCGCGTCGGGCTCGTGGGGCGCAGCGGCTTCCCTCGGCCTCTCCACTCACCGTCCGTGCCCTTCCCGGGGAGGGGAGGCTGCAGTTTTTCCCGCAGGCTCTGCCAGCCACATTCGGGCTGTTTCCCGGAGCCCCTGGCGTGCAGAGGTTCCCCTGGGTTCCCCCATCTCCTCTCTGCCCCCCGTGCTGGGCCAGCTGGGGAGATCTCCTTTTGGCTTTTCCACGCGCTCTCCGTCCGTCCCAGGGGACTCGTGCACCGTGGGGGCCCTGCCCGGCCCAGCCTGACGCTATCCGAGCCCTTCCCAAAACTTGGGGGGCGCAGGGAATCCCCCAGGCTCTTCCTCTCCGCTGTTTTCCCCACGCTGCCAGCCTGCCAGGCAGCTCGGCCCCTCTCCGTTTGGCTCCTCCAGTCTTTCTCCGAGCGCTGGGGAGGGCTCGCGgccctccctgccctctgctccgACCTAAaattggggctgggggagcgcgggctgctgctgcccctctccAGCTGCCGAGTGGGGCTCGAGGAGTCCCTTGGCTTCCTCCAGTCCCTCTCCGCCCGTGGGGATGGGCACACGGAGCGCAAGGGGGTCCTGGTCCTCTCCGGGAGCCGAGCCGGGCTGGGGGAGCGCCGGAGCTCTTTGGGGTCTCTGCTGCGCTGCTCGGGGTGCCAGGAGAGCCGCTGGCCCTAGGGGACAGAGAGCAAAGAGTCCTCTTGGGATGGAAAATACACTCGGGAGGGACAGTGGGGAGGGAGATAAGGTGGGATGAGGGTTGGTTGGGTCATAACAAGAGGCACTGCAGCCATCGCACCCCCATGCGCAGAGGCAGCCTGCAGCAAGGAGAAACCTCtcaaataggggaaaaaaaagtggcagGAACAAGCAGCCAGGActcacctccctgggcaggctggggctggacTGCCTGCGACCTAGGCGGCCTTTGCTGGGTGGCAGCGGGGTCTTCCCATCCAGCCTCTCCACGCGGCCCTCCTCCAGCGCCTGGAAAGCCTCCAGCGTCTCCGATTTCCTGCGGGCACGAGGAGCCGGGCTCCAGCCCCGCACATCCCCAGCTGGGGACGCCCCGATCGCTTTTGGGGACACCCCAGAAGCCTCCCCACTCCTTTCTCACCTGCGCTCGCAGCCGAATATCCTCTCCACCTCCACCCGGCCGGGGCTGAGGGTGCGGGAGCCGCAGCGCTCGGCGGCGTCCCCGCGGCCGAGGCGCTTGGGTTTGGGCAGGTCCGCCAGCACCGTGTACTCCTGCCGCTCCAACCCGCGCCTCCCCTCCGTGCCCGCGCCGCCGGGGTGCCCGTGGGGCTCCCCGGGACGGGAGGAGGACGCCAGGAGCCTGCCGGGGGTCAGAGAGGAGCCACGGCCGCGAGGTGATGGCGAAGGAGCCCGGGGAAGGTCGGGTTTGGGGTGATCCAGGGAGAAACGGCAGCTCCCCGTGCGGGGTTTTGCCCGGCTCTCCTCGGGCTTCTGGCTGGCGGGACCTCGGGCTGGGATGGGGAGAAGGGGGTTAACACCAAGAGGTGCCGGCTCACAGGCTCCAGGCCTTAAACATTTAGGATTCCTGGATCAAAAACCTCCTAGGAGCAGGCTCTGCCATATCTAGAGACCCGCCGGCAACTTCAGGCACCCCCAAGCAGGGAGCAAGCCAGAAGCAGGGTGTAGGACAGGGGCAAACGGAGCATACCTGCTTTCAGCGGGCAGATTTCTTTCCTACAGCTCGGGGCCTCTGTCCTCACCCAGGATCCAGAGGGAAGGGGCTGAGCCCACCTGGGTCTGTCTGCCTGTGGCGCCCGCGCCTCGTCCTTGCGGCTCCCGTGGCTCATGGCGTCCCGTTTGCCCGATCCCAAGGAGCTGTCCCACAGCCTGGTCATTTCCCAGTCCTGGGAGACAAGACAGGGCAGGTCTCTGCAGTGGGGGCAGCAAGCTTGCGGGCTGGAAGGAGGCAAAGAGGGGTTACagcccagagctgctggtgAAACGGGACCGGGAGAGGAGCAGAAGGTGGGCTCAGCCCCAAATcggctggcagggcagggagtgAGGCAGGAAAACCCACACAGGGGAACCCAGCAGTGAATTTGGGGACAGAGCCTGCTTTGCGGGATGAAGGAGCTCCTGAACGTGCCCGGCAGAGGTGGTGACAAGGTGacgaggggctggggacaccggCACACCCCACACCACGACGCCTGTCTCACCTTGGCGAGCGCAGAGCCGCCTTCGGCACAGCTTTGGGGTTCGGTGCCGGTTTCTCCATGCTCGCCCTCGGCTCCGGGGCTGAGCGGGGGccgtgccctgccctgctgccagctgtggaGCGGGGAGAGAGGACAGCCGGCGGTCAGCAGAGCTCGGGGACGGCCACCAGCACCTGGGGCAGCCCAGAGGAACCCGTGCGGAGGGGATCGCTCAGCCCTATTGTCGCGCCCGAcgtccccctgctcctgtggctTGGCTCCCCTCTCCCCGCAGTGCTCCGAGGGGCTTTATTCGAGCGGggtggctgctggtggcacTCACCGTGCCGCCCCGTCGGCTCGGCCCACGCAGACGTACACCTCGCAGCGGGGTGCTACGATGCGGACGGCGTCCCAGGGCCCCCCCGGCTCTGCCTCGGGGCCGCCGCTGCGCCCTGCCACCTCCACGGCATGCTCCTGcggggaagaggaggatgcagtGGTGCCGGCGCCGTGATgaagatgaggaggaagaaaaacacagctcCTACGAGAAACACCTtgcttcttccacctcctccgccaGCAGGCTGGTTTTGGAGGCTCGCACGTGGATGCGGGCTCAGGGTACCCCCCCCTCGCCACCCAGACAGCCCCAGGAGAGGACACCGCGCCCCGAAAGAGGAGGATTTCCCCCAGGAAAGGTTGCAAAACCCCAGCCCCTGCACCTCGGCGTCTCCCCctctggttacctgcagggccgaGGGTGCCCGCGCCGCCCTCCCTCCAGCATCTCGCCCGCGCCGGGATTCGCTCAGAGGCGGCTCTGAGCAGGCAGAGGGCTGCAGTAACCTTAGAGGGCCCACGAGCAGGGGTAGAGGGCACGAAAGGGAGCGGGAGGCTCATTACTATTTCATGATCCCAGGCCGGTCGCTCCGGGAGGGCAGCGAACAACACGAAACCCTCCGCGAACATGAAACCAGCCGACGTCTGCTCGGGTGCAGCTTGCCGCAGCCAGGCGGCTCGTGCGGAAGGACCGGCTTAGGACTGAGGCATCCGGAGCCCCAAATCCCATGAGATTTACCCCTTTCCACCTAAATTCTGGGAACAGCTCTGCCGGGAGCGTATTTTAGGTGGGGTGGGCTGCGGATGCCAAGCAGAAGCTCACCTGGTCAGCGTGCCGGTGAGCCCCTGCGGCGCGCAAACAGTGCTGGCACAGGCTCCCGGCGAATATGTTGGCCTCGAAACCGGCACAGGGCACGTCATCCAGCGACCGCCGCATCACCCATAGCGGGGACGAGGACGCCGTTGCTGCCAGGCtgtgggggaagaggaggaagggatggTAGAGCGCTCAGCTCCCCCCGTCAAGGCTCTCAGGCTCCTGTGGAAGCGCAAACGTTACCCGCAGGCTGCAGTTTGCTGCTGTCGGCTGGCAAGGCTGGAGCCCAAGGGCAGCCAGCTGCGAGGCCATCAGCACGAGCCGCGTAATTGCACATAATAAAAGGGTGTGCTCCAGCCGAGGCCTTTTTTAGCAGGGGGCACCGCTCTGCGCCCTCAAACGGCTGCTGACACAGCCGGTTTGGGAGTCCCCGAGGACACAAGGCTCAGGTCCTActcttttctttgcagaaagttGTCTTTTCCTTGACCAGACGCGAGCCTAGGCACTCGCCTGcgagggaagcagcaggaaccAGCCCAGCATCGCCACCCACCCCTGCCCAGGTGTCACTGCCTGGTGGGCAAAGCATCGCTCCCACACCCCATGGGGCGCTTGGGGCCTGCTGCCGGGGTCACGCTGCGCCCCCAGGGCCTCTGACACGCGTGCATGCAGCCAGGCAGCCGCACACGCCGCTCCCAGTTGCTCCCAGTAGCTCCCAgttgctcccagtgcccccagtaccTCGACTCCCCCACGGCTCCCAGCGCCTCGCTGCCCGCCGAGCTCCCCTGTGAATGAAGCCGGCCGTGGGAACTGCGGGCagcgaggccacgccccctcccctctcaTTGGCCGCCGCTCGACAGCTATTTGAATACCGCCCCCTGATTGGCTGGCTGGTGGCGCGCCGGCGCCACGTGTACGGGCACCCACGtggcggcggcagcgggcgggCGATCgacccgggccgggccgggctcggTAGCCCCGGGGCTACGGCTCGCCCCCGGGCCTCGGTCCctggcccccccccgccgctccCCTGCCTGGGCCTCGCTTGGCCTGCCCTCAGTTGCTCCTGCTGCAGTTACTTCTGTGCccagtagtaaaaaaaaatcaagttttattcaaaaaaataaataaatctcaattTTGCTCCATTAATTCCCCCAAATTCTCGCCTCTTTCCCCAAAACTTTTCTCCCTGGTTCCTTTCTAGAGGCACCTGATACAGCCTGGAGCTTGATATGCTGCTGAGGAGCAAGCACAGAGCAACAATTAACACACTGCAGCTCCATCTGTGCGCTGAGCTCCAGCTCTTCCGCCCCCCTCTGCCCTTTTTGCCTCCCCACCTGCTTTTGATCCTCTCTAATCCCCGTTATATTTTTGTGTGGAACTCACAGGCTGGTCTGAACCGTGATGTGTCTGGCAAATGCTTAACTCACCAGCTCGTGAGGTATCCCGCATCCCTCCCCCAAGGCAGCCCAGTCCCACCCCATAACAGAGACACGGGGCCGGGGAGGAGCCAGGAATTCACGTTACAAAATCAAGCTTGGATCGATCAGCTGGAGAAATCAATACCGCAGCCAACAACACTGGTGGGTAACTCCGTGTAGGATTGCATGgctctatttttttcatatactttGTGAAAACAGCTTCCAGGAGGACCTGGAAACTTCCAGAGCGTGAAGAAGCTGTTGGAAATTTCAGCTGACGCTTGAGAAAGGCTCGGAAGTTATCAGGGTCGGGGAAACCAGCAAACTAAAAAGGCGACTCTCCCAAATCACCTGGCAGTAAAACAACATTTCAACATACACCGAGGTCCCCAGAAGAAGGACAACTGCCCTGAGGTACAGGgcagcctctgctgctcccatcccagagaggggcACACATACGCAGCAAGGGCATTAAAGGATTTCATGCCCCTCTGAGCTATCGGGATTGGGATCGGCGCAGTCAGCAGGCAAGGGAATGAGCCTGCTCTGGCATGTTCTGTGTTACCACAGAACGCCTCCAGCAAGAGGAATCATCTACCCCCTTCTCAGCTGGTACTGGCATGAGCACAGCTGCTGTTAGACTTCAAGTCATGTTTTTAGCAAGATTATTTCATAAAGATTTACGCAGGAAGTTAATAAATTTCACGTGGGACAGCTAcccctaaaataaataaaaatacaagtatCCCCGAATTCCAGTGTGGCACTGGAGAAGAAACACACGAGACAAGAAAATTCCACGTCTTCATGGAAGAAGGATTTACTGTACAGCAGAAACACCGAGGCACTGGTGCTTGAGTGGGAAAACTCCCAGTTTTCTGAGTGGGAAAACCTCCCAGTTTCACAAGCTGCCCTGGTGGTGTGCCTGCTGCGCTCAGTGCTAGATCCCCTCCTTTGATAAAAACCAAGCATCAGCTCTGGAAGGGGAGGCTCGAGGACAGAAGGGTTCTGCCAAACAGAGAATCTGACCTCCAACACAAGTTTTTAGAGACTTCAGGGCAGATATTTAGTTGGAGATGCCGCAGGAATAAACAGGAAGAGCATCTAGCGCCCCAGACCAGCACTCAGGTGAGAGAAGGGCTGCACTGGGCTCACTGCTGGTCCGAGCTGAGCAACCAAGGTCCTTCCCCATGGTGAAGAAGCCAAAAAGAGCAGCAGGTCAGATGCAGAaaactgtcccagctgctgctctgagcaccaGGTTCTCCGTTAATCCTGGTCGCGGCCCATTTTGCCCGTCAGCCTCCGTCGCTGACTCTTGGTGGTTCGCCTCATGGCGGGTTTCTGGATTTTCTGGTGTGGGCCCTGCCCGCGCTGGGGTcgctttccttttgtttttttcttgctgtgcaTGTGCAGCGTGGCGGTAAGAGCAGAGATCCTGGGCagggcaagaaaagaaaaatatctgggGACCAAAGTCTGCAGGAGCAAGGCAACACCACGATAATAGCAGGACAACCCTGCGGGCCAACTGCATGCCCCAGGGGAACTCCACTGTGCCAGGCATCGTCCtgagagggcagaaaacttgCAATCTGCAAGTACAGTAGCAACTAAAACGAGCTTTTTGAGCAGAGGGCAGCCCAGCCATCAGAGGGTTAAGTCATTCTCCGCAACCCCAAAGCAGCTGTAAAGCCTGGATACTCAAAAATGTGGAGAATGCCAAAGCTTTAAGCTTTAGGGTCATTTGACCTTCATCCTAGGTACAAATTCTGTTCCCTGCAACACACCCTTCCCTGCGTTATCTGACAAGGAGGAGGACAAGACAAACAGTTCAGGGCAAAGCCCACCCTGCAACgcatcctcctcctgctgctgtcatCAGAGATGAATGCGATAGGAAGTGTCCCAGGCGGGCTTGTGCTCTGCCAGTGCCCTCTGCTGGCTCCTGCCCACCGGCACCCTAAAAGCACAGCATCCCCTCCGGCACCAAGATCCTCCTGGACCAGTTCACAGAGCCTAGCAGCAAGAAGTTGAATGAATTTATACGTACTTTTCAGACAGGAGGGGGTTTCTGGACTTCTTGGGCACTGTTATTGTAGGCTTTTTCACTActtcttctcccttctcttctcctgaaccatcattttttcccttaaaaaggaaaaaacagcaacaaaaaaaaattctattaAAACAGGCAGTCTCATTATACCAGTGTTTCTGCTGTCTTCTTGATTTCATCCAGTTTTGTGAAACATCAGGTTACAGATCAAGACTTTAAATCTTAGACAACTATAATTGTTCAAGTCTCAAGGTTTCTTATTGTGGCCCTACAAATAGGGACAACCAGTAAGGAGTCCCACATCATTCCACCCCAAGAACCAACTTCAGCATGATCTTAATGGCCACACAATTGAAGTCTAACCTATGAAGTGAAggtttcagctttttcttccttaaaatacTAAAACTTCCTTAGGtagattttcatttcagaagatgCCCTCAGAAATATAAAAGGTTAACTGCTCAATACATATAGTTGGCCAGAGATTAAACCCAGCCACAAAGATCAAAAGGGTCATGTCAACTTGTGCTACAAAGCCTTTATGAAACAAACATGAGATCTCAGATAGTATCTGTTCTGAAAATAGAAATGACCACAACCAGaatcaaatgttttctttatgtgTGGTCCAAGCATAGGATCATGGAGAGCAAAACCCATCCTCACCCTAGCAGGAATTTTTCCTGGACAGGTCACAGGAAAAACACGGAGGACAGTCCATGCAATAAAGCCTATATTCTTTCACTGCTTGTGTTGTACCTGCTTTGAAAATACTATGTTCTCCCCATCCACCTCTGTGGCAGCTTCTACTAACATAAGATTAGTTAGTAAAGGACTCCAGGGTGATTTGGAGTGATCAAGTACAACACTTCTCCACAAACACCGGACCactaaagaggaagaaatgtgaaaattatcaatttcctttttcatcCATGCTCCCAGCCAGCTTCAAGTCTTTTGGCCATTCCTACCTAGTCAGCCCCAAGAACGTTTAAGGCTGATACTATGAGAGAGGCAGCAAGTGGCTGTACCTCAGGGGTGGTCAGTCCCAGCTGGCGTGCACCTGAGAGGTCCAGGTCACTGATGGTGGTCACCGTTACGATGTGGTTTGGGTGGTCGATGTTCACTGACTCCGTCCGTGAGGTTACCAAGTGCTCCAGCTCATCATACTCTTCTGGGgagacaaacaaataaaataaaataaataaaacacaacacaatGCAAAGCACTCAGCTTTCCACAAGGTACAGACACATTCCTGAGCATCACACCGGAGGGTCAGACCCACACAGACTGCTGCCCAGCCTCTTGAGGGGATATAAGAGGAGTGAGGTGCCATCCCTGAGGGGCAGCACTACTACTCCAGCTGTGATTGCCCTGCCACAGAGGCAGATCCCCTAGCTCTCT encodes the following:
- the NOL12 gene encoding nucleolar protein 12, which codes for MGRKKKKKKGPGGAASRLVVTFDEEKRREYLTGFHKRKVERRKVALEEIKRKLKEEQRKMKEERHKEYLKMLSEREEALEEYDELEHLVTSRTESVNIDHPNHIVTVTTISDLDLSGARQLGLTTPEGKNDGSGEEKGEEVVKKPTITVPKKSRNPLLSEKISALTATLHMHSKKKTKGKRPQRGQGPHQKIQKPAMRRTTKSQRRRLTGKMGRDQD